Within Pseudomonadota bacterium, the genomic segment GATGCCCATGCATAACTGCACGAGCGCTGGACCCGGCAGCGTGCCCTCTTCGACCAATTTCTTCGCAAACCACAAATGCCCGGTGTCGAACGCTTCAATCTCAACCCGCACGCCACACTCCACCATGATGTTGGCCATCGCGCGCAGCATCCCGGGCGTGTTGGTCATCACATAATCGGCTTCCGCGAAATTCATCGTGCCGCAGTCCAGTGTGCAAATCTCCGGACGACTGTCCAACACATGCGCCATGCGTTCCTCTGCACCGACCATATCGGTCTGCTCTGAATTAAACGGTAGAGGTTGCTCCGCCGGGCCGAAAACAATGTCACCACCCATGCCGGCCGTAAGATTCAACACTACATCCGTATCGCTGGCGCGAATACGTTCGGTGACTTCTCGATACAATTCAACCCGCCGTGATGGCGCTCCCGAATCCGGCTCGCGCACATGGCAATGCACCACTGCCGCACCCGCTTTCGCGGCCGCGATCGCACTGTTTGCGATCTGCTCCGGTGTGCGTGGCACGTGCGGCGATTTGTCTTGCGTGCCGCCCGATCCAGTAACGGCACACGTAATAAACACATCTTGATTAGGAGAGAGCGGCATACACAGCATTCCTCAACAAAGTAGCCATCGATAATCAGGCTGGTAAATGGGGGGCGGTCTCGGGGTACTCGCGATACAGTACACGCAGGCGACTGTCGATTTCGTTCCAGTCAATGTAATAGCCCCGCAGATGCCGAGGCCCGGAGTTGGGGTCAAAGCCGGTGCGTCCATGAAGCACTCGCCGGTTGGCCATAATCACCATTTCACCCGGTTCGAGTCGATACTCGAAGCGATAGCGGTCGCTGCGAATGCGCCGCATGAGATTCTGATACGCGGCATAAAACGTCACCATATCGTCCGGCTCCAGGTCAGGGATGTCCGCCAAGTGCGCGTTGAAGGTCAACGCATCAAACTGACCGTCGTCTTTTTGGCGAATCACCGGCCAACGGGCAATAAGGTCACAACTCTCATCGTAGAATCGCCACGGCACGCTGAACTTTTTGAGCACGTCAAATACGTCCGGCTCTTCATCAGCCAGATCGCGGCACACTTGGAAACCGTCCGCAAACACCGAATCGCCACCATCCGCGCCGTTGACAATGCAATGTAGAAATTGTGCGCCCGGAATGAGTTCTTGATTGGCCAGATCCGTGTGCAGAGGCAGTGACAATGCCGTGTAGGCAAGGTTGATCGGGTCCGGTTTGTTTTTCACCTCAAACATCACGCCGTAATTCGTCTCGCGTTTAAATCCAATCAAATCGCCAAAACGCTCTCCGGAATGCGGGTCATCCGCAAGCCGATCGATCACTACAATTCCTATTTGTTTGAACGCGTGCAACATGGCCGCAAGCTGACGCGGGTCGTCGCGGCAATCTTTCGCATGAAATCG encodes:
- a CDS encoding 3-keto-5-aminohexanoate cleavage protein; amino-acid sequence: MPLSPNQDVFITCAVTGSGGTQDKSPHVPRTPEQIANSAIAAAKAGAAVVHCHVREPDSGAPSRRVELYREVTERIRASDTDVVLNLTAGMGGDIVFGPAEQPLPFNSEQTDMVGAEERMAHVLDSRPEICTLDCGTMNFAEADYVMTNTPGMLRAMANIMVECGVRVEIEAFDTGHLWFAKKLVEEGTLPGPALVQLCMGIPWGAPDDLNTLMAMVNNIPEDWTFSAFSIGRHQMAYVAAAVLAGGNVRVGLEDNLYLDKGVLATNEQLVERAAGIVTRMGGRLMTPQQVRDKLGLVKRAPA
- a CDS encoding TauD/TfdA family dioxygenase, translating into MKLKAIEQGDIGLSASFENGAESLYPYIWLRDNDPSGFHPDTKERTFDLTSVALDIRPHNVRFTADSLSLEWPGSDSTCTFDADWLFRHRLGTRRFDPANVMQKTWSADSLGELPRFHAKDCRDDPRQLAAMLHAFKQIGIVVIDRLADDPHSGERFGDLIGFKRETNYGVMFEVKNKPDPINLAYTALSLPLHTDLANQELIPGAQFLHCIVNGADGGDSVFADGFQVCRDLADEEPDVFDVLKKFSVPWRFYDESCDLIARWPVIRQKDDGQFDALTFNAHLADIPDLEPDDMVTFYAAYQNLMRRIRSDRYRFEYRLEPGEMVIMANRRVLHGRTGFDPNSGPRHLRGYYIDWNEIDSRLRVLYREYPETAPHLPA